The following proteins come from a genomic window of Clostridia bacterium:
- a CDS encoding type Z 30S ribosomal protein S14, with protein sequence MAKKALINKQKRPAKFSTRAYTRCNICGRPHAVLRKYGICRICFRNLAYRGEIPGVRKSSW encoded by the coding sequence ATGGCAAAAAAAGCATTGATAAACAAGCAAAAAAGGCCCGCAAAATTCTCTACACGCGCATATACACGTTGCAACATATGTGGCAGACCGCATGCGGTTTTGCGTAAGTATGGAATTTGCAGAATTTGCTTTCGCAATCTTGCGTATCGGGGCGAGATTCCCGGCGTAAGGAAATCAAGCTGGTAA
- the rpsH gene encoding 30S ribosomal protein S8, with protein sequence MVTDPIADLLTRIRNALTAKHTTVEVPASKIKKQIADILVEEGYVKSAVLKEDGVNSKIIIELKYGPKYEKVLTNLQRISKPGLRVYCASDEIPKVLNGLGIAILSTSKGIMTDKKARQNNVGGEVLAYVW encoded by the coding sequence ATGGTTACTGACCCTATTGCAGATTTGTTAACAAGGATAAGAAATGCCTTGACTGCCAAGCACACCACAGTAGAAGTACCTGCAAGCAAAATTAAAAAGCAGATTGCTGATATTTTGGTTGAAGAAGGCTATGTTAAGAGTGCAGTTCTAAAAGAAGACGGCGTTAACAGCAAAATAATAATAGAGCTAAAATACGGACCCAAATATGAAAAAGTTTTGACAAACCTTCAGAGAATTTCTAAACCCGGACTTAGAGTATATTGCGCAAGTGATGAGATTCCCAAGGTTTTAAATGGATTGGGTATAGCAATTCTGTCTACCAGCAAGGGCATTATGACAGACAAAAAAGCACGTCAAAACAATGTAGGCGGCGAAGTGCTTGCCTATGTCTGGTAG
- the rplF gene encoding 50S ribosomal protein L6 → MSRIGRKAITIPSGVNVTVNDNVVTVKGPLGELSRKIESKDISVKIEDGHIQLSRANDDKETRALHGLYRALINNMVIGVCKGYQKKLIVNGVGYKCQVTGNKLVLNIGLSHPVEVDIVKGIKVVCATPTDIEVDGIDKELVGQFAANIKAIRPVEPYHNYGIRYADEKVIKKEGKKAAK, encoded by the coding sequence ATGTCTCGAATTGGAAGAAAGGCTATAACTATTCCCTCAGGTGTTAACGTAACAGTTAATGACAATGTAGTAACTGTTAAAGGACCTTTGGGAGAATTAAGCAGAAAAATAGAGTCTAAAGATATTAGCGTCAAGATTGAAGACGGCCATATACAATTGAGCCGTGCCAATGACGACAAAGAAACAAGAGCTTTGCATGGTTTGTATAGAGCACTTATTAACAATATGGTTATTGGTGTTTGCAAAGGTTATCAAAAAAAGCTTATTGTAAATGGTGTCGGTTATAAATGTCAAGTTACAGGCAACAAGCTGGTTTTGAACATCGGTTTGTCCCATCCTGTTGAAGTTGATATTGTAAAAGGCATTAAGGTTGTCTGCGCAACACCTACAGATATTGAAGTTGACGGTATTGACAAAGAACTTGTAGGTCAATTCGCAGCCAATATAAAAGCTATAAGGCCTGTTGAACCCTATCACAACTACGGAATTCGTTATGCTGATGAAAAGGTTATAAAGAAAGAAGGCAAGAAGGCTGCTAAGTAA
- the rplR gene encoding 50S ribosomal protein L18, whose protein sequence is MISKPNKNKIRQKRHLSIRKKVSGDAQAPRLNVYRSINHIYVQLIDDTKGHTLASCSSLDKDLQSVLEGKTKQEKARIIGQEIAKRALKANIEHVVFDRGGYLYTGRIKQVADGAREAGLKF, encoded by the coding sequence ATGATATCCAAACCCAATAAAAACAAAATAAGGCAAAAGAGACATTTGAGCATTAGGAAGAAGGTATCTGGAGATGCCCAAGCTCCTAGACTCAATGTTTATCGCAGCATAAATCACATATATGTTCAGCTTATTGATGATACTAAGGGACACACTCTGGCATCTTGTTCAAGCTTGGATAAGGATTTGCAATCTGTTTTGGAAGGAAAGACAAAGCAAGAAAAGGCTAGAATTATTGGCCAGGAAATTGCAAAGCGTGCTTTGAAAGCAAACATAGAACATGTAGTTTTTGACAGAGGCGGATACCTTTATACAGGAAGAATCAAACAGGTAGCAGACGGCGCAAGAGAAGCCGGGCTGAAGTTTTGA
- the rpsE gene encoding 30S ribosomal protein S5, whose translation MAKREERQQQPKDDLKRKLVAVNRVTKVVKGGRNMRFSAVVVVGDENGSVGVGTGKASEVPEAIEKAVAHAKKNMISIPLSGTTIPHEITGTFGKGCVLMRPAPEGTGVIAGGSVRAVVELAGIKDITTKSFGSSNPINCVKATLEGLKNLRSPEKVAALRGKAVEEILN comes from the coding sequence ATGGCAAAGCGTGAAGAAAGACAGCAACAGCCCAAAGATGATTTAAAACGCAAACTCGTAGCCGTTAACCGCGTAACGAAGGTTGTAAAAGGCGGAAGGAACATGCGTTTTTCAGCCGTTGTTGTTGTAGGCGATGAAAACGGTTCAGTAGGTGTAGGCACAGGAAAAGCGAGCGAAGTTCCTGAAGCAATAGAAAAAGCAGTTGCGCATGCAAAGAAGAATATGATAAGTATTCCTTTAAGCGGAACTACTATTCCTCATGAAATAACTGGAACTTTTGGTAAAGGATGTGTTTTGATGCGTCCCGCACCCGAAGGTACAGGTGTTATAGCTGGCGGTAGCGTAAGAGCCGTAGTTGAACTTGCCGGTATCAAAGATATAACTACCAAATCGTTTGGATCTTCTAACCCCATTAACTGTGTAAAAGCTACACTTGAAGGTTTAAAGAACTTGCGTTCCCCCGAAAAAGTTGCAGCTTTGCGTGGTAAGGCAGTTGAAGAGATTTTAAACTAG
- the rpmD gene encoding 50S ribosomal protein L30, producing MAKKKTESAKIKVTLIKSTIGSLEKHIKTVEALGLKKVGSSKIYNDNPALRGMLFTVKHLVKVEEVGAV from the coding sequence ATGGCTAAGAAAAAAACAGAAAGTGCCAAGATTAAAGTGACTTTGATAAAAAGCACTATCGGCAGTCTGGAAAAACATATAAAAACAGTAGAAGCCTTGGGACTTAAGAAAGTAGGCAGTTCTAAGATCTATAATGACAATCCGGCTTTGAGAGGAATGCTTTTTACAGTAAAGCACCTTGTTAAAGTCGAAGAGGTAGGAGCGGTTTAA
- the rplO gene encoding 50S ribosomal protein L15 yields MKINDLGPAEGARRKQKRLGRGIGSGLGKTAGKGHKGQKARSGGGVRPGFEGGQMPLVRRLPKVGFTNNFKKVYNIVNVDSLNVFENDTVVTVDLLLEKGIISKVEPYGLKVLGNGELTKKLIVKAAKFSAKAKEVIEKLGGKAEVV; encoded by the coding sequence ATGAAGATAAATGATTTAGGTCCTGCAGAAGGCGCACGCCGCAAACAAAAGAGACTTGGAAGAGGTATAGGCTCAGGCTTGGGCAAAACCGCAGGCAAAGGACATAAAGGTCAAAAAGCTAGAAGCGGTGGCGGAGTTAGACCTGGGTTTGAAGGCGGTCAAATGCCTTTGGTTAGAAGATTACCTAAGGTCGGCTTTACCAACAACTTCAAAAAGGTGTATAATATTGTCAATGTTGATTCTTTGAATGTTTTCGAGAATGACACTGTTGTAACTGTAGATTTGTTACTTGAAAAAGGAATCATAAGCAAAGTAGAACCTTATGGTCTCAAAGTTTTGGGTAACGGTGAATTGACAAAAAAACTTATCGTTAAGGCTGCTAAATTCTCAGCAAAAGCTAAAGAAGTTATTGAAAAGCTAGGCGGTAAGGCAGAGGTGGTATAA
- the secY gene encoding preprotein translocase subunit SecY, whose translation MFETLKNAFKVKEIRRKIFITLFLLLVYRFGCWLPIPGISGDYYSDNINEGISDTIMGLMSALSGGALANGAFLALGVVPYINASIIIQLLGVAIPALERLSKQGEEGRRKLNQYTRYLTLVLALAQSIGVVVGLVNQGYISEQLFGAGANLEWLIATFVVIIMTAGVSFTMWLGEKITELNIGNGISLLIFVGILSTAAQSIQATVIRIFEGDDTAIWYLIAFFGMILAIFLFIVFIECSERRIPIQYAKQIKGRKMYGGQATHIPIKVNALGVMPIIFAMAIVTFPQIIFQLFAPESSAYYWYRQYIGVGTWPYALATGVLVLLFSFFYAKIQFNPEDVSRNIQQYGGFIPGIRPGKPTTEYLAKINNRLTLVGAIFLAFIAIVPSVIFAVVFGSQSQLINAFSATGMLIVVSIALEFDKQLQGQLMMKHYKGFLK comes from the coding sequence ATGTTTGAGACGCTCAAAAACGCATTTAAAGTCAAGGAAATAAGAAGAAAGATATTTATTACTTTGTTTTTGCTTCTGGTTTATCGTTTTGGTTGCTGGTTGCCTATTCCTGGTATATCAGGTGACTATTACAGCGATAACATCAATGAAGGAATTTCTGATACGATAATGGGACTTATGTCCGCATTAAGTGGTGGAGCTTTAGCAAACGGTGCGTTTTTGGCGTTGGGTGTAGTGCCTTACATTAATGCTTCCATTATAATACAGCTTTTGGGCGTTGCTATTCCCGCTTTGGAAAGATTATCAAAACAAGGCGAGGAAGGAAGAAGAAAGCTCAATCAATATACAAGATATTTGACTTTGGTGCTTGCTTTGGCTCAGTCAATCGGCGTTGTAGTTGGTTTGGTTAATCAAGGTTATATAAGCGAACAGCTTTTTGGTGCTGGCGCTAATCTTGAATGGTTGATAGCTACATTCGTTGTAATAATTATGACAGCTGGTGTATCATTTACAATGTGGCTTGGCGAAAAAATAACCGAACTTAATATTGGTAACGGTATTTCGTTATTGATATTTGTAGGTATTTTGTCAACTGCAGCACAGAGCATTCAGGCAACTGTTATACGTATTTTTGAAGGTGATGACACAGCTATTTGGTATCTTATAGCGTTCTTTGGAATGATCTTGGCAATATTCCTGTTTATAGTGTTTATCGAATGTTCTGAACGTCGTATTCCTATTCAGTATGCTAAGCAGATAAAAGGACGCAAGATGTATGGCGGACAGGCAACTCATATACCTATTAAAGTTAATGCGCTTGGTGTTATGCCTATAATATTTGCTATGGCTATAGTTACTTTCCCTCAAATAATATTCCAATTGTTTGCACCCGAAAGCAGTGCCTATTACTGGTATAGACAATATATTGGCGTAGGAACATGGCCTTATGCGCTTGCAACTGGTGTCTTGGTTTTGTTGTTCTCATTCTTCTATGCAAAAATACAATTCAACCCTGAAGACGTCAGCAGAAACATTCAGCAATATGGTGGATTTATTCCTGGTATCAGACCTGGAAAGCCTACAACAGAATATTTGGCAAAAATCAATAACAGATTAACTTTGGTAGGTGCTATATTCTTGGCGTTTATCGCAATAGTTCCGTCAGTTATATTTGCTGTGGTTTTTGGAAGCCAGTCACAGTTGATCAACGCATTTAGTGCAACTGGTATGTTGATTGTTGTAAGTATTGCGCTTGAATTTGACAAGCAGCTACAAGGTCAATTAATGATGAAGCATTATAAAGGATTCTTGAAATAA
- a CDS encoding adenylate kinase yields MNIILLGAPGAGKGTQAVKIAEKYKIPHISTGDILRKNIKEGTPVGLKAKSYIDKGALVPDEVVIEIVKDRLEQDDCKKGYLLDGFPRTKPQAQALDEFAVIDIVLNLDINLDILVDRLSGRRVCASCGATYHTSTYSADTCSQCGGKIIQRDDDLPDTIKARLKTYTLQTEPLISYYKEKNLLVDINANTNIETIFEDIVKALEK; encoded by the coding sequence ATGAATATAATTTTGCTTGGAGCACCTGGTGCTGGTAAAGGTACGCAGGCAGTAAAAATAGCAGAAAAATATAAAATACCGCATATATCCACAGGGGATATTTTGCGTAAGAACATTAAGGAAGGCACACCTGTAGGACTTAAAGCTAAGTCTTATATTGATAAAGGTGCGCTTGTTCCTGATGAAGTGGTCATTGAAATAGTAAAGGATAGATTAGAGCAAGACGATTGCAAGAAAGGATATTTGCTAGACGGTTTTCCCAGAACAAAGCCTCAAGCACAGGCATTGGATGAGTTTGCCGTAATTGATATCGTTTTGAATCTTGATATAAACTTAGATATTTTGGTAGATAGATTGTCTGGTAGAAGAGTTTGCGCTTCTTGCGGAGCGACATATCATACCAGCACTTATTCAGCCGATACTTGTTCTCAATGTGGCGGCAAGATTATTCAAAGAGATGATGATTTGCCTGACACAATAAAAGCAAGGCTAAAGACTTATACTCTTCAAACAGAACCTCTAATTTCGTATTATAAAGAGAAGAACTTGCTTGTTGATATAAACGCAAATACGAATATAGAAACGATATTTGAAGATATAGTTAAAGCATTGGAAAAATAA
- the map gene encoding type I methionyl aminopeptidase, producing MITIKKNDEIERMRKACAITRDVLNVIGENIKPGITTKELDMIAFEYIRSCGAYPSFLGYRGYPASICASINEEVVHGIPSNRVLEEGQIISIDVGAYIDGYHGDAARTFAVGKISEQNKRLIKITEESFFEGLKVLKDGIRMGDLSHAIQSYVEKAGYSVVRALVGHGIGKEMHEDPSVPNFGVPGKGVRLCKNMTIAIEPMVNAGGYEVEFCSDGWTVKTKDRKPSAHYENTVLITSDGAEILTL from the coding sequence ATGATAACCATTAAAAAGAATGACGAAATAGAGCGAATGCGAAAGGCCTGTGCCATTACGAGAGATGTTCTCAATGTCATAGGCGAAAATATAAAGCCAGGCATCACGACCAAAGAACTTGATATGATAGCTTTTGAATATATTAGAAGTTGTGGTGCGTATCCTTCTTTTTTAGGATATAGAGGTTATCCTGCGTCAATTTGTGCTTCAATTAATGAAGAAGTTGTGCATGGAATACCGTCTAACAGAGTATTGGAAGAAGGTCAGATCATCAGTATTGATGTCGGAGCATATATAGACGGTTATCATGGAGATGCTGCAAGAACTTTTGCAGTAGGAAAAATAAGCGAACAAAATAAAAGACTTATAAAAATAACTGAAGAAAGCTTTTTTGAAGGCTTGAAGGTTTTAAAAGACGGAATACGTATGGGCGATTTGTCGCACGCTATTCAGAGTTATGTTGAAAAAGCTGGATATTCGGTTGTTAGGGCTTTGGTTGGTCACGGTATAGGAAAAGAGATGCATGAAGACCCGAGTGTTCCTAACTTTGGAGTTCCTGGCAAGGGCGTAAGACTTTGTAAGAATATGACCATAGCAATAGAGCCAATGGTAAATGCAGGCGGATACGAAGTTGAGTTTTGTTCAGATGGCTGGACAGTAAAGACAAAAGACAGAAAGCCATCAGCGCATTATGAAAACACAGTGCTTATCACATCGGACGGCGCCGAAATTTTGACTCTATGA
- a CDS encoding KOW domain-containing RNA-binding protein codes for MEKPTAELGRVVCSKAGRDAGKYFIISGVVDEGYVLIVDGKFHKLSNPKKKNIKHLKFLKDTINVLTEKLKKGTKVFDSEVYKALKIYNQKDNKEE; via the coding sequence ATGGAAAAGCCGACTGCGGAACTGGGCAGAGTAGTATGTTCAAAAGCAGGTAGAGATGCAGGTAAATATTTTATAATTTCTGGGGTTGTGGACGAAGGATATGTGCTAATCGTTGACGGAAAATTTCATAAATTGTCCAATCCTAAGAAAAAAAATATAAAACATCTAAAATTTTTGAAAGATACTATAAATGTCTTGACAGAAAAGCTAAAAAAGGGTACAAAGGTGTTTGACTCTGAAGTTTATAAAGCACTGAAAATATATAATCAAAAAGACAATAAGGAGGAATAG
- the infA gene encoding translation initiation factor IF-1, producing the protein MPRDENIEAEGVVIEAMRGTMFKVKLSNGHIITATLSGKLRVHYIRVMPGDHVKIEMSPYDITKGRITWRGKN; encoded by the coding sequence ATGCCTAGAGATGAAAATATCGAAGCAGAAGGCGTTGTTATAGAAGCAATGCGTGGTACAATGTTTAAGGTTAAATTGTCCAATGGGCATATTATTACTGCAACATTGTCTGGAAAATTGAGAGTACATTATATACGTGTTATGCCCGGAGATCATGTAAAGATTGAAATGTCGCCTTACGACATTACAAAAGGACGCATAACCTGGCGCGGCAAAAATTAA
- the rpmJ gene encoding 50S ribosomal protein L36 → MKVRPSVKPMCDKCKVIKRNGKVMVICSKTPSHKQRQG, encoded by the coding sequence ATGAAAGTTAGACCTTCAGTAAAACCTATGTGTGATAAATGTAAAGTAATTAAGCGTAACGGTAAAGTTATGGTTATTTGCTCTAAGACACCCAGTCATAAGCAAAGACAAGGTTAG
- the rpsM gene encoding 30S ribosomal protein S13, with product MARIAGVDLPREKRIEIGLTYIYGIGRPLANEILKKTNVNPDIRVKDLSESDISKLREYIDKNVVVEGDKRREVAMNIKRLQDIGCYRGLRHRKGLPVRGQNTKRNARTRKGKRRTVGHGKSAGGKN from the coding sequence GTGGCAAGAATAGCCGGTGTTGATTTGCCGAGAGAGAAAAGAATTGAAATTGGACTGACCTATATTTATGGAATAGGCAGACCTTTGGCAAACGAAATATTGAAAAAAACTAATGTTAACCCTGATATTAGAGTAAAAGATTTGTCAGAAAGTGATATCAGTAAGTTAAGAGAATACATTGATAAGAACGTTGTTGTAGAAGGCGATAAGAGAAGAGAAGTTGCAATGAACATCAAGAGATTGCAAGATATCGGATGTTACAGAGGACTTCGTCATCGTAAAGGTTTGCCTGTAAGAGGACAAAACACAAAGAGAAACGCACGTACACGTAAAGGTAAGAGACGTACAGTTGGTCATGGCAAGAGTGCGGGAGGTAAGAACTAA
- the rpsK gene encoding 30S ribosomal protein S11 — MAVKATKKRRITRNIDKGQAHIQASFNNTLVTITDEQGNTLTQSSAGALGFKGSRKSTPFAAQMAAETAAKKAYDQGIRSVEVFVKGPGAGRESAVRALATAGINVTLIRDVSPIPHNGCRPPKRRRI; from the coding sequence ATGGCAGTAAAAGCGACAAAAAAGCGCAGAATAACTCGTAATATAGACAAAGGCCAAGCACATATTCAAGCGTCATTTAACAATACTTTGGTTACAATTACTGATGAGCAAGGCAATACTTTGACTCAAAGTAGTGCAGGTGCTTTGGGCTTTAAAGGTTCAAGAAAATCTACACCTTTTGCAGCGCAAATGGCTGCCGAAACAGCAGCTAAGAAAGCTTATGACCAGGGAATTAGAAGTGTAGAAGTTTTTGTTAAAGGCCCTGGAGCAGGCAGAGAATCTGCTGTAAGAGCATTGGCAACTGCTGGTATTAATGTAACATTGATTAGAGACGTGTCTCCCATTCCTCACAATGGATGCAGACCGCCTAAGCGCAGAAGAATATAG
- the rpsD gene encoding 30S ribosomal protein S4, producing the protein MAKYTGADCRRCRREGVKLFLKGERCTSKKCAIDRRPTAPGFHGAARKKVSEYGTQLREKQKAKRYYGLMEKQFKNYYFKAAKSKGITGEAMLSLLERRLDNVVYRMGIGSSRAQSRQIVNHGHITVNGKKVDIPSYEVNVGDVIAIKQTSKEKFAHLKEYRPIIPKWLDFSTDTLEGKVLALPTREDIDLNIQEHLIVELYSR; encoded by the coding sequence ATGGCTAAATATACAGGTGCTGACTGCCGTAGATGTAGAAGAGAAGGTGTCAAGCTGTTTTTGAAAGGTGAAAGATGTACCTCCAAAAAATGCGCTATTGACAGAAGACCTACTGCACCCGGATTCCACGGAGCAGCTAGAAAGAAAGTTAGTGAATACGGCACACAATTAAGAGAAAAGCAAAAAGCAAAAAGATATTATGGACTTATGGAAAAGCAGTTTAAGAACTATTACTTCAAAGCTGCTAAATCCAAGGGTATTACCGGTGAAGCAATGTTGTCACTCTTGGAAAGAAGATTGGACAATGTAGTTTACCGTATGGGTATCGGGTCTTCAAGAGCTCAATCCCGTCAAATAGTTAACCATGGACACATTACTGTCAACGGCAAGAAAGTTGATATTCCGTCATATGAAGTTAATGTGGGTGATGTAATAGCTATAAAGCAAACAAGCAAAGAAAAATTTGCACATTTGAAAGAATATAGACCTATTATTCCTAAGTGGTTGGACTTCTCAACTGACACTTTGGAAGGAAAGGTACTTGCTTTACCTACAAGAGAAGATATTGATCTAAACATTCAGGAGCATTTGATTGTCGAGCTTTACTCCAGATAA
- a CDS encoding DNA-directed RNA polymerase subunit alpha produces MMEIERPKIQCDESADGSYAKFTIEPLERGFGITIGNCLRRVLLSALPGAAIKGVKIAGVKHEFSTIKGVREDVAEIILNLKGVAVKTSSQDRNYQTVLRLYSATPGVITAKNIETHADVEILNPDHYICTLDAGAVLDMELTIGRGRGYVSANENKDPNAPIGYIPIDSIFTAVKKVNYEVGNTRVGQSIDYDKLTMEVYTNGTMSAREVVSLSAKIVEDHIKLFVDLSENISGMDILVNREKDKQKKVLEMSIEDMDLSVRSFNCLKRANINTVEDLTKRTEEDMLKVRNLGRKSLDEVIGKLRELGLDLKNSDE; encoded by the coding sequence ATGATGGAAATAGAAAGACCCAAAATTCAATGCGATGAAAGCGCCGACGGCAGTTATGCTAAGTTTACCATTGAACCTTTGGAAAGAGGTTTTGGTATAACAATAGGAAACTGCTTAAGAAGAGTGCTGTTAAGCGCATTGCCCGGAGCAGCTATTAAGGGTGTGAAAATAGCAGGAGTTAAGCACGAATTTAGCACTATAAAAGGTGTAAGAGAAGACGTAGCAGAGATTATTCTTAACTTAAAAGGAGTTGCCGTAAAGACATCTTCTCAGGACCGCAATTATCAAACTGTTTTGAGATTGTATTCGGCTACACCTGGTGTAATTACAGCTAAGAATATAGAAACTCATGCTGATGTTGAAATTCTCAATCCTGATCATTATATTTGCACATTGGATGCAGGTGCTGTTCTTGATATGGAACTTACAATCGGCAGAGGCAGAGGCTATGTAAGCGCCAATGAAAATAAGGACCCCAACGCACCTATAGGATATATCCCGATTGATTCTATTTTTACAGCAGTAAAAAAGGTCAATTATGAAGTGGGTAATACACGTGTAGGACAAAGCATAGATTATGACAAATTGACCATGGAAGTTTATACTAATGGTACAATGTCCGCACGCGAAGTTGTTTCGTTGTCTGCCAAGATCGTAGAAGATCATATAAAACTGTTTGTAGATTTGTCTGAAAATATCAGCGGTATGGATATTTTGGTTAACCGTGAAAAAGACAAGCAGAAAAAGGTTCTTGAAATGAGCATAGAAGACATGGATTTGTCTGTACGTTCATTTAACTGCTTGAAGCGCGCCAACATCAATACAGTTGAAGATCTGACAAAAAGAACAGAAGAAGATATGCTCAAAGTTCGCAATTTAGGCAGAAAGTCTTTGGACGAAGTTATAGGCAAGCTGAGAGAACTCGGTCTTGACTTGAAAAACAGTGATGAGTAA
- the rplQ gene encoding 50S ribosomal protein L17 → MGYKLGKPTDQRMALLRNQVSQLFWYGKIKTTYARAKAVSKMAEKLLTVAINASNDVVKVELVKTDAKGKEYKVEHYNDGPSKLAARRKLMAELYDLQEPKSDSESKTAYKARTKDIKHPLIEKIFNEIAPKYAQKDGEGQKGGYTRIMKLGPRRGDAAEEAIIELI, encoded by the coding sequence ATGGGATACAAATTAGGAAAACCTACAGACCAAAGAATGGCATTGCTTCGTAATCAAGTATCGCAACTCTTTTGGTATGGAAAAATAAAAACAACTTATGCTCGTGCAAAAGCTGTTAGCAAAATGGCAGAAAAGCTTTTGACCGTTGCTATTAACGCAAGCAATGATGTTGTTAAAGTAGAATTGGTTAAGACAGATGCTAAGGGTAAAGAATATAAAGTAGAACACTATAATGACGGACCTAGCAAGCTGGCTGCAAGAAGAAAGCTTATGGCAGAGTTATATGATTTGCAAGAGCCCAAGAGCGACAGCGAATCTAAGACAGCTTATAAGGCGCGTACAAAGGATATTAAGCATCCTTTGATTGAAAAGATTTTCAATGAGATCGCACCTAAATATGCTCAAAAAGATGGTGAAGGTCAAAAAGGCGGATATACACGCATTATGAAGTTAGGACCTCGCCGTGGTGACGCTGCTGAAGAAGCAATAATTGAATTGATTTAA
- a CDS encoding YitT family protein — protein sequence MKTKLHKTFSFLLLCVLIIFSAFLRAISVHSFLVPNKFASGGVTGIAAIIEIVSKGKINSGYSLLLLNIPLLILACKYLNWKFTLKTLASILLVSGILILLEKFEQWTGINLKYTPNERILAALAGGVLGGAGIAIMLKLGGSSGGTDIIATFVNKKYAATSVSRFIFIFDAIIVLASAVLFSSLDPIMLSITEMYVSSRISESILQGFKTAIKFEIITDDPDKLAEIIMQKLHRGVTCIKAKGMHTNLEHSVLICLVRKRQLSAMHKLLKKYAPDSFTYISQANEVIGKGFPSS from the coding sequence ATGAAAACAAAACTGCACAAAACTTTTTCTTTTCTTTTATTATGTGTACTTATTATTTTTTCAGCTTTTCTACGTGCTATTTCTGTTCATTCTTTTTTGGTTCCTAATAAATTTGCTTCTGGTGGTGTAACCGGTATAGCTGCAATAATAGAAATTGTATCCAAAGGAAAAATTAATTCAGGATATTCCTTATTGTTATTAAATATACCTTTGCTGATTCTTGCTTGTAAATATTTAAACTGGAAATTTACCTTAAAAACCTTAGCTTCCATTTTATTGGTTTCGGGCATTTTGATTTTGTTAGAAAAATTCGAACAATGGACTGGAATAAATTTAAAATACACGCCTAATGAAAGAATACTTGCCGCGCTTGCAGGAGGTGTTTTAGGCGGTGCTGGAATAGCTATTATGCTAAAGTTGGGAGGAAGTTCGGGCGGAACTGATATTATAGCAACCTTTGTAAATAAAAAGTATGCTGCAACTAGTGTATCACGTTTTATTTTTATTTTTGATGCAATAATTGTATTGGCTTCAGCTGTTTTATTTTCGAGCCTTGATCCTATTATGCTTTCTATTACAGAAATGTATGTAAGCTCGCGTATAAGTGAGTCAATACTTCAAGGTTTTAAAACTGCAATCAAGTTTGAAATTATCACAGACGATCCCGACAAGCTTGCTGAGATTATTATGCAAAAGCTCCATCGCGGCGTGACCTGTATAAAAGCAAAAGGTATGCATACCAATCTTGAACACAGCGTATTAATATGCTTGGTAAGAAAAAGACAATTATCCGCTATGCACAAATTGCTAAAGAAATATGCTCCTGACTCTTTTACTTATATCTCTCAGGCTAACGAAGTAATAGGAAAAGGATTTCCTTCATCATAA